Proteins from a single region of Macrotis lagotis isolate mMagLag1 chromosome 2, bilby.v1.9.chrom.fasta, whole genome shotgun sequence:
- the KRR1 gene encoding LOW QUALITY PROTEIN: KRR1 small subunit processome component homolog (The sequence of the model RefSeq protein was modified relative to this genomic sequence to represent the inferred CDS: deleted 1 base in 1 codon), whose protein sequence is MAASSQTRTEKGSTTAENRFRNQKRGNRDVDESELLTVPDGWKEPPFTKDDNPRGLLEESSFATLFPKYREAYLKECWPLVQKALNEHHINATLDLIEGSMTVCTTKKTFDPYIVIRARDLIKLLARSVPFEQAIRILEDDTACDIIKIGSLVRNKERFVKRRQRLIGPKGSTLKALELLTNCYIMVQGNTVSALGPFNGLKEVRKVVLDTMKNIHPIYNIKTLMIKRELSKDAELRSQNWERFLPQFKHKNLNKRKEPRKKTVKKEYTPFPPPQPESQIDKELASGEYFLKESQKKQQRMEQIKAKQAEAVSKRQAERNKAFIPPKEKPIMKPKKASVETKIDIAALKEKVKKAKKKKLGALTAEEVKLKMEADEKRQKKKKK, encoded by the exons atgtggatgAATCAGAACTCCTCACCGTTCCTGATGGATGGAAAGAACCCCCATTTACAAAAGATGACAACCCCAGAGGGCTGTTAGAAGAAAGCAGTTTTGCAACTTTGTTTCCCAAATACAGAGAAGCCTACCTGAAGGAATGTTGGCCTTTGGTGCAGAAAGCTTTGAATGAGCAT CACATAAATGCAACACTGGACCTAATTGAAGGTAGCATGACCGTTTGCACAACTAAGAAGACTTTTGATCCCTATATCGTTATTAGGGCCAGGGACTTAATAAAGCTTTTAGCAAGAAGTGTCCCATTTGAACAG gcAATACGAATTCTTGAGGATGACACTGCATGTGACATCATCAAGATTGGTTCTTTagtgagaaacaaagaaagatttgTAAAAAGAAGACAACGACTTATTGGGCCAAAAGGATCTACCCTGAAG GCATTGGAACTTTTAACAAACTGTTACATCATGGTTCAGGGGAACACTGTTTCAGCTCTTGGTCCATTTAATGGTTTAAAAGAA gttCGAAAAGTCGTCCTAGATACTATGAAAAATATTCATCCGATCTATAACATCAAA ACATTGATGATTAAACGAGAGCTCTCAAAGGATGCTGAATTAAGATCACAAAATTGGGAAAGATTTTTGCCGCAGTTCAAAcac aaaaatttgaataaacgcaaagaaccaaggaaaaaaactgttaagAAAGAATATACACCATTCCCACCTCCACAACCAGAAAGCCAG attGATAAAGAACTGGCTAGCGGTGAGTACTTTTTGAAAGAAAGTCAGAAGAAACAACAAAGAATGGAGCAAATAAAG GCTAAACAAGCTGAAGCAGTCAGCAAGAGACAAGCGGAAAGAAATAAGGCTTTTATCCCACCTAAAGAAAAACCAATTATGAAACCTAAGAAAG CTTCTGTTGAAACAAAAATTGATATAGCTGCTctcaaagaaaaagtgaagaaggcaaagaagaaaaaactgggaGCTCTTACTGCCGAGGAAGTAAAGCTGAAGATGGAAGCTGatgaaaagagacagaagaagaagaaaaagtga